The region ggaggttactcgcgctatttctgttagtgaatcaacctcaagTTACATGTCCCTTCGGACACCCTTTAAATGACCTTTAAGGAATGTTGGTGTTTAATCGGGTGACATGGCATAGTATAGCATTTAGACCATATCCAGCCTCTTGTGCTGATCTGTGGTTCAAGTACTACTCAGGGCTGTTGTATATTAAGTGTCATGTGATTTATATTAGCACTACCACACGGAACTTCTACTATGGTAGCCCCTAACAACTGGAGTGTAGATGGGATTTCAAACAGAAGTGCCAACATGTCATATATTTATGAGTTGTGCAGATTTGAATATTCTTGCTTTTTTCCTGGACTCCAACTCATTTCTCCCCCAAGAAGGTGTCTGGCCCAGATGCTTGTGCAACCACTGTAAATATAGGAGAGTGTACTTTGTTTAACTGCCATTAAAAAAGGCAGTTCCTGCATAAACCATTGCATAGTTAGTCCTAAATTTTCAATGATGTGAGAACTATGGCTAGTGATTTTTTTGATAGGGTGCACTATAGCCAGGCAACAGACGATGCCaaaataaataacagtaacttTGCAGATCTGGGTTTGTTCTTACAAGTACTGCATTGTTAAGCTTGAACACATTCTGTGTTTTACTCTAAAGTATGTTCTATCTTGTTTAAGTATATTTCAGTGCCTAATCCTCCATATTTGAAGTCCCTAGATGTGCCAATAGTGATCCTGACAATAGTTGGATGTATTCTGTGTTTAGAGAAGTGGGAAGGTGAAAGTGTTTGTAGCGATTCTTTAAAAAAGCAGTATTCTTACTTGCTAGCTCCAAATGTGAAGACAAATGGTAAAACTTGTCCaagaattaaaaacaaaaaaaatcaatacaagtAACTGTCTACAATGCTGATGCATTACATTGCGCTATGCGTTGTGTGATTTCAGCCAATCATCTCCCACTTGTTTTAGTGTTTATGAACAAGATGTTTCTTGACGTGTGTTGCTGAGCTAAAATCAGAGAAAGCGCCTTTGTCACATCCCTCATCTTAATTATATAGCAGTCTGCAAAGGTCGTGTTTAGTTTTCCATGAGCACGTGTTCAGTTGTGCATACGTGACTTTAGTCAGCTAGGGATACCCCAGTCAGTGGAACGTGAGAAACAACTGTCCTGAAGGCATTACCCTAGCACATTAAGCATTTTCAAGGCTTACAAAAAGATCCAGTGACGTCAACCCAAGACCATTTCTTGTCTCAGATGACCTTGGTTTGGCTGTGATACAAGACACAAAGCCACTGGTCCCCAGGATAAGGGAGTTTTATTTGCGCTAGCTGCTCTTCACCATGGTTCCCAGACTCTGACCTCTTCTGACCTCTATTACGGAAGACAGATGTTGAGATATTAGACATATGGTGGAAGTTCATTTAGAAATAATATCTCCTACACTGTTCAGAGGGTGAAACTTTTAATTATCAACGGCAAAACAATGAACTTTTAAAACACATCTTCATTCAGGATCATTTTTGATACATCTATCCTtatgaaataaaaatgtttatCTTACTAAAATATTTCATTTTACAGCATTTTTGTGACTATGACAGACAAGGCCTTTCATAGCCTACAATACTAATAAAATAATTCATTCCATTAGGTGGCTTGGTCGCCTTCAGATCTTTTCTTCAGTCTGAATATAGTGAGGAGAACATTGACTTCTGGTTGGCTTGCGAGGATTATAGGAAAACCAAATCCACAGCCAAACTGACAAGCAAGGCCCAGAAGATCTATGAAGACTTTATTTCTGTGGAGGCTTCCAGAGAGGTAAGATCTTGTGTCAACACTTGTTAATGACCTTCACAACTGATAGTAAGAAATGTTATACTGAACCTCACATTCATTTTGGGCAGTCTTTATTGCCTTCTAGTCCTAGCAATCCATTATATTTTAAAGCCAGAACTGCATGTTGGAACTAGAATCTTTATTTTGTGTCAATATTTCTTGGAACTCCATTGCTAATTGCCAGTTTGCTTCCATGTGTTGaatgcgtggaagaaaaataattGTTTATACTTCTGAACTCCTCAATGAGTTGTTGCTTGCTGAAAATAAACATGAATTGTTAATTGGCTGCTGTGTTCAAAGCAACCATCTGGATTTCCCAGAACTTTTGTGTTGCCATAATAGGATGACAGAGTTCCTAATTTATCAGTGCTAGCTCATATGAATAGGACTGCCACATCATGCATTATCCCATCATTCATTGTTTTGTTACATAATTGTCTCTGTTCTTCCTTCTGTTAGGTGAATCTGGATTCAACTACTCGAGAGGAGACAACTAATAACATGATCCAGCCCACATCCTCGTGCTTCATTCAGGCCCAACACAAGATCTTTATCCTCATGGAGAAGGATTCATACCGCCGCTTTCTCAAGTCACATTTTTACCTGGACCTTGTCCAAATGACCAGTGGTGGAAGCACTAAGAAGATGAAAAGCCTGTCGACTGACAGCAACCCATTTATTCCTCAGTGTGCCTAATAAAGAACACATAGACTGTGCATGGCCACAGCTAAGAACTAAATGTCTGTGTGCTCTTATCTATACTGTACGATGATGGCTCAGATCTGGTCCCGAGCCAGCTCCTCTTATTTATtagatgtgtgtgtgtcttgcatgcatttctgttttATTGGGGTGAGCTGGAATCTTCACTCAGACCCGTGCAATGTTGTACAGACTTGGGACTCACTGGCAAAAAGGTAAAACAGGTCATATAGTATATATTCTCAGGTGATGCCTGTGAAAGCTTTACGgtgccctctctgtgaaggatttCATAACAGATCTTCTACTTGACATGATGACGCTAAAATCCATATGATTATGGCAAAGTATGTTATTAGTTTGCCTTTACCATATATCTTTAAGGCAATGCAGGAGGGCCTCCTGTGTTGGAGAAGCTTTAGACAAAACGGTTTAACTCTTCTCTAGCACATTGTGTAGCAATGCCTTTGCCAATGCATCTTAAATGTCACACTGTTAACGGACAGGGAGGTAGAAACTACTGACAAAGGTGGGAAATGCTGCTTTTATTTTATTATGGATATTTATTTTGACAaagctgtttttttatttaatgatAGTGATTCACTTGGTTACAGTGATTCACATTACGTTACTTTTATACTTTATGCCTTTGGAGGTTGGATGGGTTGGAGGTTGGATGGCTTGAAGGTATGGATGAGATGAGGCTCTCATTGATCAAACATTGATTTCCTGAACAATGGAGAGGATTGAAAGCAGAACAAGAGTGAATGAGGAAAGCTGGGAACTGCTGCTGGTGATGGCAGGGAGCGAGCTTTTCATGCCATAGTGTTACAAGCATGTATCTGCTTAGGTACTTTGAAACTTGCATGTTTGTcatgttaaaaataataaaaaaaataaaaaaaaaacagtctgtgAAGCCAAAACAAACTATGTTGTAAATAGCAAATTATTGTAGCAGAGGTCATTCTGTGACATGTTGTTCCAGTACAGATAAAATGCAATGGCGTGCTCTCAGGCATTCACCATGCACTTTGGTGTATTTATTATATACTTAATGTAATTAACGTATTCCTAATAGTATGTTTTTCAAAGAGCAGGAGGTATTTATGTAAGACAGGTTATGACCAGGCCACATGAGCAGATAGTGGCTAAGCATTCCAATACGATTGTTCTGTTGTAAAGGACATTGTCCATAATGTCTATATCAGGTCACATACTTGACTCTTCAGGTGATTCTTAGTCATGCTCGCCACAAGAAAAATCACCCATGTCCCCATGACCAACCGGGTTTCTAGGTGGTCTTCTTTGGTCTATATTCCTTTTGTGAGTTACAAAAGCCTGGGAGGGCGATGGTTGGTGACTGCACAATCAAGACTTGCCAGTGAAGTGAATCCCTAGCCAAAGTCAACCATTGCAGCACATTTCTAAAAGCTGGATGGATGCAACTGTCATCCATATCTATCAAATATATTCCTCTACATTTCTAAGGGGCAAATGTATTGTGTTGCTCACAGTGGCTGATTGTCAAGACCACCATGAATTTAAAAAATAAGTTATAATCTTTGTTTCACTTAGAACTCAAAAAACTGGTTGCTCTGGACAGCTTTACcacttttgcatcagttttcattGTACCAGTCTTGATAACTCACCCCCACAAATGAAAGAGCTGGTCTTGTCTGGGCAGACAGTGCAGAGTGCTCTTTGCTCATATGTAAAAATAAAGTGTCCACTGATGTTAAAAATGTGCTTCAATTTTGTCTTTCCATGCAGATTTCCATTGACTTTAGTGAGTGGAAACTTGCACACAATTTGCATAGGAAGCCAGAGTTGAAACTCATCTCTAGCTGCTATGGATAAAACATCCATTTCCCTGCAATATTTTAAAGTGGAAacttgttttgtttgttctgtaggAAAGGAGAAAGGCTCATCAGCTATTTCAAATCTTGACTCTTCCATTTGCTTGATGAGCAAAAGACAGTAGAAAAACCATTAAACAAGGGCACAGACAGCAAAAAGGGTTCTAACCATTCACCATGCagtcaaaaataaacaaatatattgTCTGGAGCTTTACTTTAAGTAAGCCCCAGTATAGTAGTGAACAGGCTGCTGCCATATTATATCATAGAACAGTACGGTTAATAATACATTCATTGCCTCCAACAATGAtaagcaaaaatgccaatattctttttggatttatttttgcgaaaataatgtACAATTCGACTTTAGAgcgaaaatgcttttgaaaataattttgtaataagtttatgattttttgtatttttagtgattttttttttttttaaagggactctgagcacctctcatggatacctttctgtagcttgtgctctcctctttcatttgatgcctgacgcTGTTCTACACTAAATAGTTTTctttcaatttcaatttaaaaattgcggctgccatcttggctatgttataacttccgggtcacccctgtcttctctgttagagaagtgcatcactgaatgaagcaggaagtgacacgcatagccattgcaagaggctcctccagaggggtcatagcacgactttgttggaagtcgtctggcttaaatgcATACcaatgagaggtgcttggagtccctttaaaaggtgtgggtttttgctatttttagttttaaaaggtaatttgcacttaacttttttttttgcgaaaATTGACAATGCGAAAATACTAAGTATTTTTGCGAATATATTTTTGAAGTCGAAAATGGCATTTTAGATGCTAAAATGACTGTGGCGAAAATTCACAAGCATTGGTTGTTCTTCAAAGTCAGATAACAGTGACTGACCAGCAGACTGTTGGAAAGGGGCTATTAAACAAAGAATCATATGCTATTCATTTAAAACCAGCATTATGTGTTGGTGTTGGAGAATAGTAACTTAGGTGCAGTGCTTACCAGCAATGTATGAAATGGTAGGTCTTATAATCCAGCACACCACATTGGCTTCGAAAGTAGGAGCACATTTGCCCATGTACTGTTCTTGAGTGTACTTAACTACTGTGAAATTTTGCCCAGTATACCTGCACAGTATGCCAATCTTCCCAGTACACCTGCACAGTATGCCAATCTGCCCAGTACACCTGCATAGTATGCCAATCTGCCCAGTACACCTGCATAGTATGCCAATCTGCCCAGTACACCTGCATAGTATGCCAATCTGCACAGTACACCTGCATAGTATGCCAATCTGCCATAGAGCTAGGGGTTGTACAGGAAAGAGTCATGTCATAACTGAAATGTTCTCCATTGTAATAACCCTTGCTTGTGTATTGATGCAACCTTTGTGTTTATTGGGTAATGTAAGCTAACAAACATAATATTAACAGCAGAATTCATATATTTTGTGCC is a window of Hyperolius riggenbachi isolate aHypRig1 chromosome 6, aHypRig1.pri, whole genome shotgun sequence DNA encoding:
- the RGS4 gene encoding regulator of G-protein signaling 4, with amino-acid sequence MGISSSRAVTIWTDRSSEIDTKQKNSTIRVWEPDLTAKMCKGLAGVSSFPATCLKSAKDMKHRLGFLLQKTEGCDNSACVKKDKPACQRLTYDELKKWTESLENLVNNDCGLVAFRSFLQSEYSEENIDFWLACEDYRKTKSTAKLTSKAQKIYEDFISVEASREVNLDSTTREETTNNMIQPTSSCFIQAQHKIFILMEKDSYRRFLKSHFYLDLVQMTSGGSTKKMKSLSTDSNPFIPQCA